From a region of the Babesia bovis T2Bo chromosome 1, whole genome shotgun sequence genome:
- a CDS encoding putative 60S ribosomal protein L19, with amino-acid sequence MNLRLQKRLAASVLKCGKGRIWLDPNESNEIAMANSRFSVRKLVGDGLIIKKAVAPHSRARIRLIHASKRLGRHAGIGKRKGTKGARQPPKLLWMRRQRVLRRMLTRLRDTKKIDSHMYQNFYKRCKGNQFKNKRVLLEAIHNQKNAWVKQKAESEQIEALKAKAKAIRDKRRSRLAARAA; translated from the exons ATG AATCTGAGGTTGCAGAAGCGTTTGGCCGCTTCGGTATTGAAGTGTGGTAAAGGTCGTATATGGTTAGACCCGAATGAGAGCAATGAGATTGCTATGGCCAACTCTCGTTTCAGTGTTCGCAAGCTGGTTGGTGACGGTCTCATCATTAAGAAGGCTGTTGCTCCACACAGTCGTGCTCGTATTCGTTTGATTCATGCTTCTAAGCGTTTGGGTCGTCATGCTGGCATTGGTAAGCGCAAGGGTACAAAGGGTGCTCGTCAGCCTCCAAAGTTGTTGTGGATGCGTCGTCAGCGTGTTCTTCGTCGTATGTTGACTAGGCTTCGTGACACTAAGAAGATTGATTCTCACATGTACCAGAACTTTTACAAGCGTTGCAAGGGTAATCAATTTAAGAACAAGCGTGTGTTGTTAGAGGCCATTCACAACCAGAAGAACGCGTGGGTTAAGCAGAAGGCTGAGAGCGAGCAGATTGAGGCTCTTAAGGCCAAGGCTAAAGCCATTAGGGACAAGCGCAGGAGCAGGTTGGCTGCTCGCGCTGCTTAA
- a CDS encoding Iron only hydrogenase large subunit C-terminal domain family protein, with protein sequence MFSTAVKIDQLNDYLSLSEECVLPVGKQGEKYEVKIKSKITDVSKKNAIDDKQESKRILVGLSDCMSCSGCLTSSEDIILRDRGYEDIAKKIGTAEFAVVSIAPQTAFMFAAAYKVSHQTAYRRLSYLLRTLGAKKVYDMQISEQICIEETKREFKRGLEKLLNRTDIPESSTNTPNCVDHELLPNLPIIAAHCPGWTTYAEKSLDASITSNISKVASSQQIQGALIKTVLWLQIAFGKVRGYLGTSWSGAFYRTIDDILRLWGDGTVNAKVSTIYHVTTAPCYDKKVEALKAQNGVDLSGLYNRFMPTQEKHQVQLVDDVISTGDLQRIMELYNLDFATLPEADLDDMFTGKECFVFNKLFANETIRNTLEHQNAMSSNGSFQQLPIPLTYKPKRHLRPSSQHAQSGGLAQEVKAFTAKYLGIDDSAMQFQESINRDYKEATLLINNLAIKFVMAYGFRNIQNIVNKLKKMDHTMAYIEVMACPEGCFNGAGQVISPPEPHWIVSHVNNAIKRLVRSTAIKLPELAKQLYATKTEYEDTDAQEDIQLIANVVIPTINNVIGTNLIATQLQTTGTKQTGSLKW encoded by the coding sequence ATGTTTTCAACGGCAGTCAAAATTGATCAGCTAAATGATTATCTCAGCCTCAGCGAAGAATGCGTACTACCAGTAGGAAAACAAGGTGAAAAATACGAAGTAAAAATTAAAAGCAAGATCACAGACGTATCCAAAAAGAACGCTATAGATGATAAACAAGAGTCGAAACGTATTTTAGTAGGACTCAGTGATTGTATGAGCTGTTCGGGTTGCCTGACTTCGTCCGAAGATATCATACTCAGGGATCGAGGATATGAAGATATTGCCAAAAAAATCGGGACTGCTGAATTCGCTGTAGTTTCAATTGCGCCCCAAACTGCATTCATGTTCGCAGCAGCCTACAAAGTGTCACATCAGACAGCATATAGAAGGTTGTCCTACTTACTACGAACCCTGGGAGCTAAAAAAGTGTATGATATGCAAATATCGGAGCAAATATGCATAGAAGAAACGAAAAGAGAGTTTAAACGGGGCTTAGAGAAGCTTTTAAATAGAACAGACATTCCAGAATCATCGACCAATACACCTAATTGTGTAGATCATGAGTTGTTGCCCAATTTACCTATAATTGCGGCACACTGCCCTGGATGGACCACATACGCAGAGAAGAGTTTGGATGCAAGTATAACTTCAAATATTAGTAAAGTGGCCTCAAGCCAACAAATACAAGGGGCACTTATAAAAACTGTATTATGGCTACAAATAGCATTTGGCAAGGTCAGGGGATACTTGGGCACAAGCTGGTCGGGAGCATTCTACAGAACTATAGATGATATCTTGAGACTTTGGGGAGATGGAACTGTGAACGCCAAGGTATCCACTATATACCACGTGACCACTGCGCCTTGCTACGATAAGAAAGTAGAAGCTCTGAAGGCGCAAAATGGAGTTGATCTATCGGGGTTATACAATCGTTTCATGCCTACCCAGGAAAAGCACCAAGTTCAGCTGGTCGATGATGTTATATCAACTGGAGACCTACAAAGAATAATGGAACTTTACAACCTGGATTTTGCAACACTACCAGAGGCAGATCTAGACGATATGTTCACGGGCAAGGAGTGTTTTGTGTTCAATAAGTTGTTCGCTAACGAGACCATAAGAAACACATTGGAACATCAAAATGCAATGTCCAGTAATGGTTCGTTCCAACAGTTACCGATTCCATTAACATACAAACCTAAGCGCCACCTGCGCCCATCATCGCAACATGCACAGTCCGGAGGACTTGCACAAGAAGTAAAAGCATTCACAGCAAAGTACCTGGGCATAGATGATTCTGCAATGCAGTTTCAAGAATCAATAAACCGGGATTACAAAGAAGCAACCTTATTAATAAATAATCTGGCCATAAAATTTGTCATGGCATATGGTTTCAGAAATATCCAGAATATCGTAAATAAACTGAAGAAAATGGATCATACAATGGCATACATTGAAGTTATGGCATGCCCGGAAGGATGCTTCAATGGAGCTGGCCAGGTGATATCACCGCCAGAACCACATTGGATCGTTTCACACGTGAATAACGCCATCAAGAGACTCGTACGGTCTACCGCAATTAAACTACCCGAACTGGCGAAGCAACTCTATGCCACAAAAACAGAATACGAAGACACTGATGCACAGGAGGATATACAACTTATCGCCAATGTAGTAATACCAACAATCAACAACGTTATCGGCACAAACCTAATCGCAACACAATTACAAACCACGGGTACTAAACAAACAGGATCACTAAAATGGTAA
- a CDS encoding ABC transporter ATP-binding protein domain containing protein — MTMTQQVKETKDGWFSWLKFWNPSAVKKKAECGDFSVDNGYGSYAASRGLSFISFSWVTNWVGAVAYGDVGHDNYPPLPCSDFDTFASTELGLHLMKSRGIARGAFFSSVMGNMRLGLLRVYRYAFSYLMLLTILKDAMELFVVCLMRLVVSRSSLYSGSAILSLTVDAFIEAYHHFYYRRLSLRLEITLHTLLFGKILARDRVISSRCLSDGTVADEYLHTARPIRTTSTSGENDEVSILNLALFDVYEVSNGVVRVVDLLNIPIKVFMLTLWLYGEMGSISIKTVALLAVSTVIMLLCECQCASLLKEYVRRMDLRLFKTQVVLEDLRNLRLVKWAGYAMSSVMGSRVHELQLCLKRAYLSALSSWVGMVSPFTMAVFIFVASAKNDSPILRGMNLDKSLAFPLLHALNYFIRPLKRLPSDINDHMETTLSCGRLEDYVCRKVLDIHIPTTYDRFSERVPTSNYECRHPYKVDESTVSNLDCALIPTLKNKFRAHIPLWMCPRKSVQQQRAISRSISGYEIGVEDPHWQFLPSRDTITIGADVLRDSYMGIEYPYVVDINQASFAWNTYPVLSNISLKLCCNQVTLLLGPPGSGKTSLLNAIIGELQLLTGTISVVPWEVNLPIGYISQDPWISVGTVRECILFGHPMDIASYNQVVSTAGLDVDFSSWENGDQRSVDEGGQNLSTGQRMRISLARCLYNQMMHSHNAHYSRYTLYCLDDMFSVLDPALSVDIFKKLFGPNGLMTGASVLMVIQPSFAQMLLSSGTNLSNMEYFVYHIDGISTPPRHETLMEYMSRLDSAELQEDRSAPKSLDDVETPNEECSGQSEQTQLTDSGQQHGALSVSNFTWLINHVGIGSCFAMVFLAFTSVSLTIFSDQVVRSWGNLVDDNHCEIAAAGHASEHEHVLLMAEKYSPFMRDKLNHYYVYVLTNALKIVLCMGICFVEPLGTFQAARTIYSSALGGVLRSPMSIFNNMRIGTINNRLSTDQTYVDYNIFTRFSHTTATIIYSTMCVITVCILNWWSGATIPFVILLTFIIVIRDYMPMCRENMRYILGTRGALCTMISQTMTGASVIRSAKREGAAMSQFLRYLDVHERAKFLHTSAVAWSNVRIRLLSFPLIFVNLLSPLISLLFKDANACGTAVNANLGTALMYSLKLSKTFKALISLLVDVSNTMCACQRLQELSRLCPGYDKRIERLRISLCNPCVNCGRHSGAISGCQRAAVSAPAITSGGAIVPYRTSQFNLTRTGVIINDLTVDYVYRPACQKLDDSNTSTYNPDVEVPPKIAVRVDYLAFGPGEHVGIVGRTGSGKSTLLAALAGAVDLASGSVTLDGLEISTFASDECCDAIGNIPHNPPLLVHWTIRDYVDPRHEWDDIAIWDALFACSIGTFVRSLPGKNPLDIVLKKSWQNKCNDRSVDSESSIVILDVHLQYLSLARLLLYRRDLRMLLVDESSVVSCEDEHELTSIPELLHRLFRDCNLFLVAHHAESLRLCDRIVVLNNGHVVGQCSPSEVVDQFELATRCSALASGSEY; from the exons ATGACAATGACTCAACAAGTAAAGGAAACAAAGGATGGTTGGTTCAGCTGGTTGAAATTTTGGAATCCCTCTGcggtgaagaagaaggcGGAATGTGGTGATTTCAGCGTTGATAATGGTTACGGTAGTTATGCTGCAAGTCGTGGGTTGAgctttatatcatttagcTGGGTTACCAATTGGGTTGGTGCAGTTGCTTATGGTGACGTTGGTCATGACAATTACCCTCCGTTACCTTGCAGTGACTTTGATACATTTGCTTCAACTGAATTAGGGTTACATTTGATGAAAAGTCGTGGTATAGCTCGTGGTGCCTTTTTTAGTAGTGTTATGGGTAACATGCGTTTAGGGCTGTTGCGTGTTTATCGTTACGCCTTTAGTTATCTCATGTTGTTGACTATTCTCAAGGATGCCATGGAACTGTTTGTTGTTTGTTTGATGCGTTTGGTGGTGAGTCGATCATCTTTGTATAGCGGTTCTGCTATATTGTCAT TAACAGTGGACGCTTTTATTGAGGCATATCACCATTTTTACTATCGTCGACTATCTTTGCGACTTGAAATAACACTTCATACATTGTTATTTGGTAAGATTTTAGCTCGTGACCGTGTTATATCGTCGCGTTGTCTTAGTGATGGGACTGTTGCAGATGAGTATTTGCATACTGCGAGGCCAATCCGTACGACTTCTACCTCTGGAGAGAATGACGAAGTGAGCATATTAAACTTGGCGTTGTTTGACGTTTACGAGGTGTCTAATGGTGTAGTGCGTGTTGTCGATCTATTGAATATACCTATCAAGGTTTTTATGCTCACTCTTTGGTTATATGGTGAGATGGGTTCAATATCGATAAAGACTGTGGCTCTTCTTGCTGTCAGCACTGTTATAATGTTACTGTGTGAATGCCAGTGTGCCTCCCTACTGAAGGAGTATGTCCGTCGTATGGATCTTCGTTTGTTTAAAACCCAAGTTGTGTTAGAGGATTTGCGTAATTTACGTTTGGTCAAGTGGGCTGGTTATGCCATGTCATCGGTTATGGGTAGTCGTGTCCATGAGTTGCAATTATGCTTGAAGCGTGCTTACCTCAGTGCGTTGAGTAGTTGGGTTGGCATGGTATCTCCTTTTACTATGGCTGTTTTTATCTTTGTGGCATCTGCTAAGAACGACAGCCCTATATTAAGGGGTATGAATCTTGACAAGAGTTTAGCATTTCCATTACTCCATGCATTGAATTATTTCATTCGCCCGCTAAAGCGTTTACCATCGGACATAAATGACCACATGGAGACTACATTATCATGTGGTCGTCTTGAAGACTATGTCTGCAGGAAGGTACTGGACATTCACATTCCCACTACATACGACCGATTTTCTGAGCGTGTCCCAACATCGAATTATGAGTGTCGTCATCCTTACAAGGTTGATGAATCTACTGTTTCCAATCTTGATTGTGCTTTAATTCCCACTTTGAAAAACAAGTTCCGTGCTCATATTCCCTTATGGATGTGTCCTAGAAAGTCAGTTCAGCAGCAACGTGCTATTTCAAGGTCTATATCTGGATATGAAATTGGTGTGGAGGATCCTCATTGGCAGTTTCTTCCATCTCGTGACACTATAACCATTGGTGCCGATGTACTGCGTGATTCCTATATGGGTATAGAGTATCCGTACGTAGTTGACATTAACCAGGCATCATTTGCATGGAATACGTACCCCGTTTTATCTAACATATCACTGAAACTATGTTGCAACCAGGTAACTTTGTTATTGGGTCCTCCGGGATCTGGTAAAACTAGTTTACTCAATGCCATTATTGGTGAACTCCAGCTGCTTACAG GTACTATAAGCGTGGTTCCTTGGGAAGTCAACCTCCCTATAGGCTACATATCACAAGATCCATGGATATCTGTTGGTACCGTGAGGGAATGCATTTTATTTGGTCATCCTATGGACATTGCTAGTTATAACCAAGTGGTTTCCACTGCAGGTTTAGATGTTGACTTTTCATCATGGGAAAATGGTGACCAGCGTTCTGTTGATGAGGGTGGTCAGAACCTGAGCACCGGTCAGCGTATGCGTATATCTCTAGCTCGTTGTTTGTATAACCAGATGATGCATTCTCACAATGCCCACTATTCAAGATACACTTTATATTGCCTGGATGATATGTTTTCAGTTTTGGATCCTGCGTTATCAGTGGATATATTCAAGAAGTTATTTGGTCCCAATGGTTTAATGACGGGTGCCAGTGTATTAATGGTAATCCAACCCAGCTTCGCCCAGATGCTGCTTTCCAGTGGCACTAATCTGAGTAATATGGAATACTTTGTGTACCACATCGATGGCATATCAACTCCACCACGTCATGAAACATTGATGGAATACATGTCACGTCTGGATAGTGCTGAATTACAGGAGGACCGGTCTGCCCCAAAGTCATTGGATGATGTTGAGACCCCCAATGAAGAGTGCAGTGGCCAATCTGAGCAGACTCAACTGACCGACTCTGGTCAGCAACATGGTGCTTTATCCGTTTCAAATTTCACTTGGCTAATTAACCACGTTGGCATTGGATCATGTTTCGCTATGGTATTTTTGGCTTTTACAAGTGTCTCTTTGACTATATTTAGTGACCAAGTAGTTCGTAGTTGGGGAAACCTTGTGGATGACAATCATTGTGAGATTGCTGCTGCAGGCCACGCATCTGAGCATGAACATGTACTGTTAATGGCGGAGAAATATAGCCCCTTTATGCGTGACAAGTTGAATCACTATTACGTCTACGTACTGACCAATGCTTTGAAGATAGTCCTGTGCATGGGCATATGCTTCGTTGAGCCTTTGGGTACATTTCAAGCGGCTCGTACAATTTACAGTTCCGCTTTGGGAGGTGTTCTACGATCTCCGATGTCAATCTTCAATAACATGCGGATAGGTACTATAAACAACCGGTTATCCACGGACCAGACCTATGTTGATTACAACATCTTTACAAGGTTTTCTCACACGACTGCgactattatatatagcaccaTGTGCGTGATAACAGTTTGCATTTTGAACTGGTGGTCTGGTGCTACTATACCATTCGTTATCCTCCTGACCTTCATCATTGTCATTCGGGATTACATGCCCATGTGTCG GGAAAACATGAGATACATATTGGGTACTCGTGGCGCTCTTTGTACTATGATTAGCCAAACTATGACTGGTGCTAGTGTAATTCGATCGGCTAAGCGTGAGGGTGCTGCGATGTCTCAGTTTTTGCGTTATCTGGATGTACATGAACGTGCCAAGTTTCTCCACACTTCCGCTGTTGCGTGGAGCAATGTCAGGATTCGTTTATTAAGCTTCCCTCTTATATTCGTGAATCTATTATCTCCTTTGATATCGTTATTATTCAAGGATGCCAATGCATGTGGTACGGCAGTCAATGCTAACTTGGGCACGGCTCTGATGTATTCCCTGAAACTGTCAAAGACCTTTAAGGCATTGATATCACTGCTCGTCGACGTCAGCAACACCATGTGCGCATGCCAACGGCTACAG GAACTATCTCGCTTATGCCCTGGTTATGACAAACGGATAGAGCGCCTTCGTATATCGCTATGCAACCCATGTGTAAACTGCGGTCGCCACAGTGGAGCTATCTCAG GGTGCCAAAGGGCTGCTGTGTCAGCCCCGGCTATTACCAGTGGTGGTGCCATTGTACCATACCGCACCAGTCAGTTCAACCTGACTAGGACCGGAGTCATTATAAATGATCTCACAGTTGATTACGTCTACCGTCCAGCCTGCCAGAAACTCGATGACTCCAATACAAGCACCTATAACCCCGATGTTGAAGTACCTCCCAAGATAGCTGTACGCGTTGACtatttagcatttggtCCTGGTGAGCATGTTGGTATAGTTGGTCGCACTGGCTCTGGTAAGAGCACTCTTCTTGCGGCTCTGGCTGGTGCCGTTGACTTGGCGTCGGGTAGTGTTACTTTGGACGGCCTTGAGATATCCACTTTTGCTTCTGATGAATGTTGCGATgccattggcaacattCCTCACAACCCTCCGTTACTAGTTCATTGGACTATTCGGGACTACGTTGACCCACGTCACGAATGGGATGACATTGCCATTTGGGACGCCCTGTTTGCCTGCAGCATCGGTACTTTTGTGCGCAGCTTGCCTGGGAAGAACCCGCTTGATATAGTCCTTAAGAAATCATGGCAGAACAAGTGCAACGACCGCTCTGTGGATTCAGAGAGCAGTATAGTTATCTTAGACGTCCACCTGCAGTATTTGAGTTTAGCTCGTTTATTACTTTATCGTCGTGACCTGCGGATGCTGCTCGTTGACGAGTCTTCTGTAGTGAGTTGCGAGGATGAACATGAGTTGACATCCATTCCTGAGTTGCTTCACCGTTTATTCCGTGATTGCAACTTGTTTTTGGTTGCTCATCACGCGGAGTCCTTGAG GCTCTGTGACCGTATTGTGGTACTTAATAATGGTCATGTTGTTGGTCAGTGTAGTCCATCTGAGGTGGTAGACCAATTTGAGTTGGCCACTCGTTGTAGTGCTTTGGCGAGTGGCAGTGAGTATTGA
- a CDS encoding putative integral membrane protein: MARDRLMISDVSVGVPATWHRNTLSIFGSTRGFSKGGWIRSVPSQIVHPDGSFNVGIDVDSVHLDHRVPHDDESDVDNEGRQPLMVYASVEEDKKRDLLRDHSLMLAVWFGYLACLLWFGPMSLRSREATYKTSVVVALCWISVVDLFCLMCVLSRVGFMDAMGLSITMLTVFLFVQLLYTESVPALCLVASHCAAILGTRATLLKCSNCLFMVSKF; encoded by the exons ATGGCTCGAGACCGTCTTATGATATCTGACGTTTCAGTTGGCGTTCCTGCCACATGGCATCGCAATACTCTTTCTATATTCGGATCAACTCGTGGTTTTTCCAAGGGTGGTTGGATCCGTTCAGTTCCTTCGCAAATCGTCCATCCTGATGGTTCTTTCAACGTTGGTATAGATGTTGATTCTGTGCATTTGGACCATCGTGTTCCACATGATGATGAATCAG ACGTTGACAATGAAGGTCGCCAACCGCTTATGGTCTATGCTTCAGTTGAGGAAG ACAAAAAACGCGATTTATTACGCGACCACTCGCTTATGCTTGCTGTATGGTTTGGTTACCTTGCTTGTCTTTTATGGTTTGGTCCAATGTCACTGAGATCTCGTGAGGCTACTTACAAGACATCTGTGGTTGTCGCTTTGTGTTGGATATCGGTAGTGGATCTGTTCTGTTTGATGTGTGTATTATCAAGGGTTGGTTTTATGGACGCCATGGGTTTGAGCATCACCATGCTTACTGTGTTCCTGTTTGTCCAACTTCTGTACACCgagag TGTTCCCGCATTATGCCTGGTTGCTTCCCACTGTGCTGCTATTTTAGGTACCCGCGCAACGCTTTTGAAGTGCTCCAATTGTTTGTTTATGGTCTCTAAGTTTTAG